A single Micromonospora sp. CCTCC AA 2012012 DNA region contains:
- the dpdE gene encoding protein DpdE, with translation MCLDCCIERRPLSGLPTTSNAFGRPRLASDGGKSHLVGRIVRDLEGHDGLAWCEAVEGGRAHLRYVDLPGVREEVRKVPVARVRLARLSHGARVWVRSTTYGWMAGEVAGHLSHGRYLVRLHAVSGDIALEEQHLLVRWNQPLVDLVAAVAVGFCDSPEYYEARYRFLDQLVHQRGVARGFTAALSAPIGLYQHQLDTAARVLADPVPRYLLADEVGLGKTIEAGLVIRQMLLDDPAAIVMVSAPAELTSQWEEELADRFLLEEEIDAGRLQLASHEQLAGYRSLGHFALVVVDEAHRTADLLDRTPALRINLLQTNALLLLSATPMRRNHATFLDLLNLIDPVAFPRNDIEGFRERVEQREREATGLQLLSSPRTARRHRLSVLNNLELLHGTDLTVLRLVQECRAEENAASPRWSDLVNYVRETYRVSRRMVRHRRNTPATEDYPVAGRRTVFVRLDDPARPTVDAFLERYQEHLGSRASRSLYARAVLNGLGGPRALLRHLQLRLAASAGTHEFVPPNDRALLKAAVARLQLMDTNVRLRSSLEAVQGRLDQDLKVVVVATSPDTAREFYEHATARWPGQVGRHFGGAGQSDHEEVVWDFLSASAGQVLVGDQSLEEGRNLQDAHVLVNLDLPLDPNRLEQRIGRLDRYSQRPGAAEIVVFSEPDSDWVSAHLRLLADGIGIFEQSAATLQHRLAELLDEVTQRLQQSGRHAFDFDLAELRANLEEEREEVDLLEEVESGALTSHFDQAAVVELREAEQDVAELREAFSRLVGRRGGVGLHTHGDPNKSLVHFGPEIHGLPADAVDEVRPLLKRPRAYSRDAAIARRGAAPLRLGDPLVDWLAGYLQRDERGRAHAFVRLCSAVEVPTLWLHCDFLVEFDASHAQVTSEAERRRLRRRADALLPPAIVRTWTSASGYAPAGLVRNVLGLPFDPGSDEVLRGELWEKVLSALPDWQQLCQMAGETAYDTLQRSPALASAPAAAAKRAQEEVAGRLAVLRARSERLSSAAERLGAQLDLQREEALGQALERGIGKPAAIMTACGAIVLWPAS, from the coding sequence ATGTGTCTGGATTGCTGTATTGAAAGGCGCCCCTTGTCCGGATTGCCTACCACGTCGAACGCTTTCGGCCGGCCGAGGCTTGCGAGCGATGGAGGAAAATCGCATCTGGTCGGACGGATCGTGCGCGATCTCGAAGGCCATGATGGCCTTGCGTGGTGTGAGGCAGTCGAGGGTGGACGGGCGCACCTCCGCTACGTCGACCTACCGGGCGTTCGCGAGGAAGTTCGGAAAGTACCTGTAGCCCGGGTTCGTCTGGCGAGGCTCAGCCACGGCGCGCGGGTCTGGGTCAGGAGCACGACATACGGCTGGATGGCAGGCGAGGTGGCCGGCCATCTGAGCCACGGCCGCTACCTCGTGCGACTACATGCCGTGTCGGGCGACATCGCGCTTGAAGAGCAGCACCTGTTGGTGCGGTGGAACCAGCCACTGGTCGACCTGGTCGCTGCCGTCGCAGTTGGATTCTGTGATTCACCCGAGTACTACGAGGCGCGTTATCGCTTCCTTGATCAGTTGGTCCATCAGCGCGGTGTCGCCCGAGGTTTTACCGCCGCGCTGTCGGCGCCCATCGGGCTTTACCAGCACCAACTCGACACTGCCGCCAGGGTGCTGGCAGATCCAGTGCCACGCTATCTTCTAGCAGACGAGGTGGGGCTAGGCAAGACCATTGAAGCCGGCCTTGTTATCCGCCAGATGCTCCTCGATGACCCCGCGGCGATCGTGATGGTTTCCGCACCGGCCGAGTTGACGAGTCAATGGGAGGAGGAGTTGGCCGATCGGTTCCTCCTGGAGGAGGAGATTGACGCAGGAAGGCTGCAGTTGGCCTCCCACGAGCAACTAGCAGGCTACCGATCACTTGGGCATTTTGCGCTTGTTGTTGTGGACGAGGCGCATCGAACCGCCGATCTTCTCGACCGAACGCCCGCACTCCGCATTAACCTTTTGCAAACAAATGCCCTCCTGCTGCTGTCGGCGACGCCAATGCGGAGGAATCACGCTACCTTCCTCGACCTGCTCAACCTCATTGATCCCGTCGCATTCCCGAGGAACGACATAGAGGGCTTCCGAGAGCGAGTAGAACAACGCGAGAGAGAGGCCACCGGGCTTCAGTTGCTTTCGTCGCCCCGCACTGCCAGGCGCCATCGTCTCAGCGTTCTGAACAATCTGGAACTGCTGCACGGAACGGACTTGACAGTTCTCCGCCTCGTGCAGGAGTGCCGAGCGGAGGAGAACGCGGCGTCTCCCCGCTGGTCCGACCTGGTCAACTACGTGCGGGAAACGTACCGCGTCAGCAGGAGGATGGTCCGACATCGCCGGAATACGCCAGCCACTGAAGACTACCCAGTGGCTGGCCGGCGCACGGTCTTCGTCCGGCTTGATGACCCCGCCCGCCCAACAGTGGATGCGTTCCTAGAGCGATACCAGGAACATCTGGGGAGCCGAGCCAGTCGAAGCCTGTACGCGAGGGCGGTCCTCAACGGGTTAGGCGGACCACGAGCGCTTCTACGTCACCTGCAGTTGCGGCTCGCGGCATCGGCCGGGACTCATGAGTTCGTGCCTCCGAACGACCGGGCACTGCTGAAGGCAGCCGTGGCTCGCCTCCAACTGATGGACACGAACGTGCGCCTGCGCTCCAGTCTCGAGGCAGTACAAGGTCGGCTCGACCAGGACCTGAAGGTTGTGGTGGTGGCGACATCGCCTGACACGGCTCGGGAGTTCTACGAGCATGCCACCGCTCGCTGGCCGGGGCAGGTCGGCAGGCACTTCGGCGGTGCGGGTCAGAGCGACCACGAAGAGGTCGTGTGGGATTTCCTGTCAGCGTCGGCCGGCCAGGTGCTGGTCGGAGACCAGTCACTCGAAGAAGGCCGTAACCTGCAGGATGCACACGTACTCGTGAACTTGGACCTGCCGCTCGATCCGAACCGACTAGAGCAGAGGATTGGGCGCTTGGATCGATACAGCCAGCGTCCAGGTGCTGCTGAGATAGTTGTCTTCTCTGAGCCGGACAGCGATTGGGTCAGCGCACATCTACGCCTACTGGCCGACGGAATCGGAATTTTCGAGCAGTCCGCCGCGACGCTACAGCACAGGTTGGCCGAACTTCTGGATGAGGTGACCCAGCGGCTGCAGCAGTCCGGCAGGCATGCGTTCGATTTCGACCTCGCCGAACTGCGGGCCAACCTTGAGGAGGAGCGCGAAGAGGTCGACCTTCTTGAGGAAGTCGAGTCCGGCGCTCTTACATCCCACTTCGACCAGGCAGCCGTGGTTGAGCTTCGCGAAGCGGAACAGGATGTCGCCGAGTTGCGCGAAGCGTTCTCGCGCCTTGTCGGGAGGCGAGGAGGCGTCGGGCTTCACACTCATGGGGACCCGAACAAGAGCCTCGTGCATTTCGGCCCGGAGATCCACGGGCTTCCCGCCGATGCAGTAGACGAGGTACGCCCACTGCTCAAACGGCCCCGCGCGTACTCTCGTGACGCGGCCATCGCCCGAAGAGGTGCTGCCCCGCTACGACTCGGGGACCCCCTCGTCGACTGGCTTGCCGGATACCTTCAGCGGGACGAGAGGGGACGGGCACACGCCTTCGTCCGACTCTGCTCGGCGGTCGAAGTACCAACTCTCTGGCTGCATTGCGACTTCCTGGTGGAATTTGACGCCTCCCACGCGCAGGTCACCAGCGAAGCCGAGCGCCGGCGTTTGCGGCGCCGGGCTGATGCCCTGCTGCCACCAGCTATCGTTCGCACTTGGACGAGCGCCTCCGGCTACGCCCCAGCAGGCCTCGTGCGGAATGTACTGGGCTTACCGTTCGACCCGGGATCCGACGAAGTGTTGAGGGGCGAACTGTGGGAGAAGGTGTTGTCCGCTCTCCCTGACTGGCAGCAACTATGCCAGATGGCCGGAGAGACAGCCTATGACACCCTGCAGAGGTCGCCGGCGCTGGCGAGCGCACCGGCGGCCGCGGCGAAGCGGGCACAGGAGGAGGTAGCGGGGCGCCTCGCTGTGCTGCGTGCCAGATCGGAGCGGCTAAGTTCAGCTGCCGAACGTCTTGGCGCGCAGTTGGACCTTCAGCGCGAGGAGGCTCTCGGCCAGGCGCTGGAGCGGGGGATCGGGAAGCCCGCTGCGATCATGACTGCTTGCGGCGCGATTGTCCTCTGGCCGGCCTCATGA
- a CDS encoding FxLYD domain-containing protein, whose product METGFGQHDEYVAVVALVENTSEKVGQTVTVQFNVSDAAGTLLKSQSQVESFTRPGAETGRDHAGGP is encoded by the coding sequence CTGGAGACCGGATTCGGTCAGCACGACGAGTACGTCGCGGTCGTCGCCCTGGTGGAGAACACCTCCGAGAAGGTCGGTCAGACCGTGACGGTGCAGTTCAACGTCTCCGACGCCGCCGGGACGCTACTCAAGAGCCAGTCCCAGGTCGAGTCCTTCACCCGGCCGGGGGCAGAAACTGGCCGTGACCACGCAGGTGGACCTTGA
- a CDS encoding ABC transporter permease: MIRFGLRLALSGGREAAVRLVIIAAAVALGVGMLLTTLAGMNAVDAQNQRYAWLNTAVAPAAADPTADPMWFLIRQDYFHGRSIGRVEVAALGPHAPVPPGLPRLPGPGEFYVSPALDDLLRTTPAAQLGDRFPGHRIGTMGPAALPSPDSLLILIGRTPADLEPLGARRVDQIMTTSPSDCSHGCYVGIDSDGMTLVLSVVAAALLFPVLIFIGTATRLAATRREQRFAAMRLIGATPRQISVISAVESTVAAVAGTAVGFGLFLALRPALAAIPFTGERFFTADLSLNLVDALAVAIGIPLGAVVAAWLALRRVQISPLGVTRRVTPAPPGAWRVVPLLAGVAELAYFIGRRPPTTNGQITAYLSGFVLILTGLVLAGPWLTMLGARLLAGRASRPATLIAGRRLADNPKGAFRAVSGLIVALFVTSVATGVITTYVANRGEPRTDSVAATSLSTWFPPEEGPAPTADRFPALSTIPGVRSVTLVHANPVDTPPPMEFRAGTAAYRSWWPGIITCAELERLAVFGRCAAGAQVVAVADDLIGERAWDLTNDSYVWPAADASPAQVDRQPIRSVVVDTTSRAAFEQARTMLINAFPAARFPSSTAEWESDSARQLVQFQQLANVIMLASLPIAGCSLAVSVAGGLSDRKRPFSMLRLTGAQLATLRRVVALETVVPLLTVSAVAIGIGFLAAHLFLRAQLHYTLLPPDGSFYLMVASGLAVSLGIVASTLPLLRRITGPETARND, from the coding sequence ATGATCCGCTTCGGCCTGCGGCTGGCCCTCTCCGGCGGCCGGGAGGCCGCCGTCCGGCTCGTCATCATCGCCGCCGCCGTCGCGCTCGGCGTCGGCATGCTGCTGACCACCCTCGCCGGGATGAACGCGGTCGACGCGCAGAACCAGCGGTACGCCTGGCTCAACACCGCCGTCGCCCCGGCCGCCGCCGACCCGACCGCCGACCCGATGTGGTTCCTGATCCGCCAGGACTACTTCCACGGCCGGTCCATCGGCCGGGTCGAGGTCGCCGCGCTCGGCCCGCACGCACCCGTCCCGCCGGGCCTGCCGCGGCTGCCCGGGCCGGGTGAGTTCTACGTCTCGCCCGCGCTGGACGACCTGCTGCGGACCACCCCGGCCGCGCAGCTCGGCGACCGCTTCCCCGGCCACCGGATCGGCACGATGGGGCCGGCCGCGCTGCCCTCACCCGACTCACTGCTGATCCTGATCGGCCGCACCCCGGCCGACCTGGAGCCGCTCGGGGCCCGGCGCGTCGACCAGATCATGACCACCTCACCGAGCGACTGCAGCCACGGCTGTTACGTCGGGATCGACTCCGACGGCATGACCCTCGTGCTCTCCGTCGTCGCCGCCGCGCTGCTCTTCCCGGTGCTCATCTTCATCGGTACGGCCACCCGGCTCGCCGCCACCCGACGCGAGCAGCGCTTCGCCGCGATGCGCCTGATCGGCGCCACCCCACGGCAGATCTCCGTCATCTCGGCGGTGGAGTCGACCGTCGCGGCCGTGGCCGGCACCGCCGTCGGGTTCGGCCTCTTCCTCGCGCTCCGCCCGGCACTCGCCGCGATCCCGTTCACCGGCGAACGGTTCTTCACCGCCGACCTGTCGCTCAACCTCGTCGACGCCCTGGCCGTCGCGATCGGCATCCCGCTCGGCGCCGTCGTCGCCGCCTGGCTGGCCCTGCGTCGGGTGCAGATCTCACCGCTGGGCGTGACCCGGCGGGTCACCCCGGCACCGCCCGGCGCCTGGCGGGTCGTCCCGCTGCTGGCCGGGGTCGCCGAGTTGGCGTACTTCATCGGGCGGCGTCCCCCGACGACCAACGGGCAGATCACCGCGTACCTCTCGGGGTTCGTCCTGATCCTGACCGGGCTGGTGCTGGCCGGGCCGTGGCTGACCATGCTCGGTGCCCGCCTGCTCGCCGGGCGGGCCAGCCGGCCCGCCACCCTCATCGCCGGTCGGCGCCTCGCGGACAACCCCAAGGGAGCGTTCCGGGCGGTCAGCGGCCTGATCGTGGCGCTCTTCGTCACCAGCGTCGCCACCGGGGTCATCACCACCTACGTCGCCAACCGGGGGGAGCCCCGCACCGACTCGGTGGCCGCCACCTCCCTGTCGACGTGGTTCCCACCTGAGGAGGGACCCGCGCCGACCGCCGACCGGTTCCCCGCCCTGTCGACCATCCCCGGGGTACGCAGCGTGACTCTGGTCCACGCCAACCCGGTCGACACGCCACCTCCGATGGAGTTCCGGGCGGGCACCGCCGCCTATCGGAGCTGGTGGCCCGGCATCATCACCTGCGCCGAGCTGGAACGCCTGGCCGTGTTCGGCAGGTGCGCCGCCGGCGCGCAGGTCGTGGCCGTGGCCGACGACCTCATCGGCGAACGCGCCTGGGACCTGACCAACGACAGCTACGTCTGGCCCGCCGCCGACGCCAGCCCCGCGCAGGTCGACCGGCAGCCGATCCGGTCGGTGGTCGTCGACACCACCAGCCGCGCCGCCTTCGAACAGGCCCGCACCATGCTGATCAACGCCTTTCCGGCGGCCCGGTTCCCGTCCAGCACCGCCGAGTGGGAGTCGGACAGCGCGCGGCAACTGGTCCAGTTCCAACAGCTCGCCAACGTCATCATGCTGGCCAGCCTGCCGATCGCCGGCTGCAGCCTGGCGGTGAGCGTGGCCGGCGGGCTCAGCGACCGGAAGCGCCCGTTCAGCATGCTGCGCCTCACCGGGGCCCAGCTCGCGACCCTGCGCCGGGTGGTCGCGCTGGAGACCGTGGTGCCGCTGCTGACCGTCTCGGCGGTGGCCATCGGGATCGGCTTCCTGGCCGCGCACCTGTTCCTGCGGGCCCAGCTGCACTACACGCTGCTGCCGCCCGATGGGTCGTTCTATCTGATGGTCGCGAGTGGGCTGGCGGTGTCGCTGGGGATCGTTGCCTCGACGCTGCCGCTGCTGCGCCGCATCACCGGCCCGGAGACCGCCCGCAACGACTGA
- a CDS encoding ABC transporter ATP-binding protein: MTAIEARDVVLSFGETPALRGASVAVDPGEIVAIMGPSGSGKSTLLHCLAGILVPDTGEIHFDGHRIDTLSEQERSMLRRDRFGFVFQFGQLVPELTAEENVALPLLLSGARRAAALAEARPWFARLGLDGLERRRSGELSGGQAQRVALARGLVARPKVLFADEPTGALDSLTGEQVMDLLVTSAHEEGTTVVLVTHEARIAAYADRQVIVRDGKVNALVGA; encoded by the coding sequence ATGACGGCCATCGAGGCGCGCGACGTCGTCCTCTCCTTCGGCGAGACCCCGGCCCTGCGCGGTGCCAGCGTCGCGGTCGACCCGGGCGAGATCGTCGCCATCATGGGCCCCAGCGGCTCCGGCAAGTCCACCCTGCTGCACTGCCTGGCCGGCATCCTGGTGCCCGACACAGGTGAGATCCACTTCGACGGCCACCGGATCGACACCCTGAGCGAGCAGGAGCGCAGCATGCTGCGCCGGGACCGGTTCGGTTTCGTGTTCCAGTTCGGACAGCTCGTGCCCGAGCTGACCGCCGAGGAGAACGTCGCGCTGCCGCTGCTGCTCTCCGGCGCCAGACGGGCCGCCGCCCTCGCCGAGGCGCGCCCCTGGTTCGCGCGGCTCGGCCTCGACGGCCTGGAACGCCGCCGCTCCGGCGAACTCTCCGGCGGGCAGGCGCAACGCGTCGCACTGGCCCGCGGCCTGGTCGCCCGGCCCAAGGTGCTCTTCGCCGACGAGCCGACCGGCGCGCTCGACTCGCTCACCGGCGAGCAGGTGATGGACCTGCTCGTCACCTCCGCCCACGAGGAGGGCACCACCGTCGTCCTGGTCACCCACGAGGCCCGCATCGCCGCGTACGCCGACCGGCAGGTCATCGTCCGCGACGGCAAGGTGAACGCGCTGGTGGGCGCATGA
- a CDS encoding PadR family transcriptional regulator — protein sequence MSVPMTLLGLLEREPSHGYDLKRDYDSFFNRGKPLPFGQVYATLGRLARDGKIVVGEVEPGVGPERKRYVITDQGATEFESWLTEPVEAEPNLQTVLFSKVVLALMLDRPAEEYLDAQRATHLRRMKELTAVKRGGNLVDVMLADHGLFHLEADLHWIDTTVARLDALRKVVKG from the coding sequence ATGAGCGTCCCCATGACCCTGCTCGGCCTGCTCGAACGCGAGCCCAGCCACGGCTACGACCTGAAGCGCGACTACGACTCCTTCTTCAACCGGGGCAAGCCGCTCCCGTTCGGCCAGGTCTACGCGACCCTCGGCCGGCTCGCCCGCGACGGCAAGATCGTGGTCGGTGAGGTCGAGCCGGGCGTCGGCCCCGAGCGCAAGCGCTACGTCATCACCGACCAGGGCGCGACCGAGTTCGAGTCGTGGCTGACCGAGCCGGTCGAGGCCGAACCCAACCTGCAGACCGTGCTGTTCAGCAAGGTCGTGCTGGCCCTCATGCTCGACCGCCCCGCCGAGGAATACCTCGACGCCCAGCGCGCCACCCACCTGCGGCGGATGAAGGAACTCACCGCCGTCAAGCGCGGCGGCAACCTGGTCGACGTCATGCTCGCCGACCACGGCCTGTTCCACCTCGAAGCCGACCTGCACTGGATCGACACCACCGTCGCCCGGCTGGACGCGCTACGAAAGGTGGTGAAGGGATGA
- a CDS encoding VOC family protein yields the protein MLDHMSVPVRDLQANAAFYDHVLAPLGGRRMMDFGEAIGYGTDHADFWLTPNGTDGEVPESHIAFTAPDRAAVRAFHEAAVAAGAEVLHAPRVWPEYHPTYYGAFVRDPDGNNVEAVCHAPE from the coding sequence ATGCTCGACCACATGTCCGTTCCGGTCCGCGACCTGCAGGCCAACGCGGCCTTCTACGACCACGTGCTCGCGCCGCTGGGCGGACGCCGGATGATGGATTTCGGCGAGGCGATCGGCTATGGCACCGACCACGCGGACTTCTGGCTCACCCCCAACGGGACCGATGGCGAGGTCCCCGAGTCGCACATCGCCTTCACCGCGCCGGATCGCGCCGCGGTACGCGCGTTCCACGAGGCCGCCGTGGCGGCCGGTGCGGAGGTGCTGCACGCGCCCCGGGTGTGGCCGGAATACCACCCGACCTACTACGGCGCATTCGTCCGGGACCCGGACGGCAACAACGTCGAGGCCGTCTGCCACGCCCCGGAGTGA
- a CDS encoding helix-turn-helix transcriptional regulator gives MVKPTRITNAIRALRFAHDEMTQAELARRIGVTRQTVIAIEQGRYSPSLEMAFQIATVFGVPLTDVFQYPQEES, from the coding sequence GTGGTGAAGCCGACCCGGATCACCAACGCCATCCGGGCGCTGCGCTTCGCGCACGACGAGATGACCCAGGCCGAGCTGGCCCGCCGGATCGGCGTGACCCGACAGACCGTCATCGCCATCGAACAGGGCCGCTACTCCCCCTCGCTGGAGATGGCGTTCCAGATCGCCACCGTCTTCGGCGTGCCCCTCACCGACGTGTTCCAGTACCCGCAGGAGGAATCGTGA
- a CDS encoding NAD(P)-dependent alcohol dehydrogenase: protein MKAVVQDRYGPAEVLRVADVDRPTAGPGQVLVQVRAAGVDPGVWHLMTGLPYLLRLGYGLRRPRNQVPGLDLAGVVTAVGPGVTGFTPGDAVYGTGAGTFAAYAVAPADRLALKPGNLSYTEAAAVPVSGQTALTAVRDAARVRPGQRVLVIGAGGGVGTYAVQLARAAGAHVTGVCGPGKLDLVRALGATEVVDHTRADLPDQRYDVVIDTGGNRPLSRLRRVLTPSGTLVLVGGEASDGKWLQGFDRQLRALALSPFVGPRLVPLVAKESTANLTALTELIEAGQVRPVVDRTFPLAGVADAIRHVGNGHTTGKVVITL, encoded by the coding sequence GTGAAGGCAGTCGTCCAGGACCGGTACGGCCCGGCCGAGGTGCTCCGCGTCGCCGACGTCGACCGGCCGACCGCCGGACCGGGTCAGGTGCTCGTGCAGGTCCGGGCGGCCGGTGTCGATCCCGGCGTCTGGCACCTGATGACCGGCCTGCCCTACCTGCTGCGCCTCGGCTACGGGCTGCGCCGCCCCCGCAACCAGGTCCCCGGGCTGGACCTCGCCGGCGTGGTCACCGCCGTCGGCCCCGGCGTCACCGGGTTCACCCCCGGCGACGCCGTCTACGGCACCGGCGCCGGCACCTTCGCCGCCTACGCCGTCGCCCCCGCCGACCGACTCGCCCTGAAACCCGGCAACCTCAGCTATACCGAGGCCGCCGCCGTCCCCGTCTCCGGGCAGACCGCGCTCACCGCCGTCCGCGACGCGGCCCGGGTCCGGCCCGGCCAGCGGGTCCTCGTCATCGGCGCCGGCGGCGGCGTCGGCACGTACGCCGTCCAGCTCGCCCGCGCGGCCGGTGCGCACGTCACCGGCGTCTGCGGGCCCGGCAAGCTCGACCTGGTCCGCGCCCTCGGCGCGACCGAGGTGGTCGACCACACCCGCGCCGACCTCCCCGACCAGCGGTACGACGTGGTGATCGACACCGGCGGCAACCGTCCACTGTCCCGGCTGCGCCGGGTGCTCACCCCGTCCGGGACGCTCGTGCTCGTCGGCGGGGAGGCCAGCGACGGGAAGTGGTTGCAGGGCTTCGACCGGCAGCTCCGGGCGTTGGCCCTGTCGCCGTTCGTCGGCCCCCGGCTGGTGCCGCTGGTCGCGAAGGAGAGCACCGCGAACCTGACGGCGCTGACGGAACTCATCGAGGCGGGGCAGGTGCGCCCGGTGGTCGACCGGACCTTCCCGCTGGCCGGAGTGGCCGACGCGATCCGGCACGTCGGGAACGGACACACCACTGGCAAGGTGGTCATCACTCTCTGA
- a CDS encoding catalase, producing the protein MDSSKPAKVVKDVVEKVADVLTPDVPGVPGSAPPSLAEPTTPHDPLPPKPEQGAPETRTPTGAKTGAPASAKAQQGRFLTTAQGARLRDTDHSLKAGPRGPVLLQDHHFREKITHFDHERIPERVVHARGAGAHGVFTGYGTADALTRAGFLKKGKETDVFVRFSTVLGSRGSADTVRDTRGFATKFYTDEGTFDLVGNNMPVFFIQDAIKFPDIIHAAKPHPDREIPQAQSAHDTFWDFVSLHTEAQHHTIWNMSDRGIPRSYRTMEGFGVHTFRLVNDAGETVLVKFHWKPKLGVHSLEWEEAQLLAGIDPDFHRRDLYDAIEAGAYPEWELGIQVFPDTPEETFAGIDLLDPTKIVPEELAPVQPVGRMVLNRTPTNFFAETEQVAFHLGHLPPGIDVTNDPLLQGRLFSYLDTQLTRLAGPNFPQIPINRPHAAVNDMLRDGYHQHAVHAGVAPYRPNSLDGGNPFPAGDADHAFVDVPVTVAEAPKVRANPASFDDHFSQARLFWQSMSPVEKEHIVRAYTFELGKCYHQAIKERQLQCLADIDPVLCAQVATGLGLPAPQSTRPLAEVTPSPALSQVGREWPADGRMIGIVVDEHSDLDGLGTLRRAVFDAGMVPLLIAPHGGMIGGLPVQRTFATGRSVEFDALLLAGAPAPAPDALPARDAKAGAPGPANVDPRVLLLVQECWRHAKAIGAWDGGVDVLRAAGVADTPGVVTGESASDVLGTVQQLMAAHRVWQRFPASIA; encoded by the coding sequence ATGGATTCCAGCAAGCCCGCCAAAGTGGTCAAGGACGTCGTGGAGAAGGTCGCCGACGTCCTCACCCCCGACGTGCCCGGTGTGCCGGGCAGCGCCCCGCCGTCCCTCGCCGAGCCCACCACCCCGCACGACCCCCTGCCGCCGAAGCCGGAGCAGGGGGCACCGGAGACGCGTACCCCGACCGGCGCGAAGACCGGCGCGCCCGCCAGCGCCAAGGCGCAGCAGGGCCGGTTCCTCACCACCGCGCAGGGGGCCCGCCTGCGCGACACGGACCATTCGCTGAAGGCCGGGCCGCGCGGCCCGGTCCTGCTCCAGGACCACCACTTCCGCGAGAAGATCACCCACTTCGACCACGAGCGCATCCCCGAGCGCGTGGTGCACGCGCGGGGCGCCGGGGCACACGGCGTCTTCACCGGGTACGGCACCGCTGACGCGCTGACCCGGGCCGGCTTCCTGAAGAAGGGCAAGGAGACCGACGTCTTCGTCCGCTTCTCCACGGTGCTCGGTTCGCGCGGTTCGGCCGACACGGTCCGCGACACCCGCGGCTTCGCCACGAAGTTCTACACCGACGAGGGCACGTTCGACCTGGTCGGCAACAACATGCCGGTCTTCTTCATCCAGGACGCGATCAAGTTCCCCGACATCATCCACGCCGCCAAGCCGCACCCGGACCGGGAGATCCCGCAGGCGCAGAGCGCGCACGACACCTTCTGGGACTTCGTCTCCCTGCACACCGAGGCGCAGCACCACACCATCTGGAACATGTCCGACCGGGGCATCCCCCGCTCCTACCGGACCATGGAGGGCTTCGGCGTCCACACGTTCCGGCTGGTCAACGACGCCGGGGAGACCGTGCTGGTCAAGTTCCACTGGAAGCCCAAGCTCGGCGTGCACTCCCTGGAATGGGAGGAGGCGCAGCTGCTGGCCGGCATCGACCCGGACTTCCACCGCCGCGACCTGTACGACGCGATCGAGGCCGGCGCGTACCCCGAGTGGGAACTCGGCATCCAGGTCTTCCCCGACACGCCTGAGGAGACCTTCGCCGGGATCGACCTGCTCGACCCGACGAAGATCGTGCCGGAGGAACTCGCCCCCGTGCAGCCGGTCGGGCGGATGGTCCTCAACCGGACGCCGACGAACTTCTTCGCCGAGACCGAGCAGGTCGCCTTCCACCTCGGCCACCTGCCGCCGGGCATCGACGTCACCAACGACCCGCTGCTGCAGGGGCGGCTCTTCTCCTACCTGGACACGCAGCTCACCCGGCTGGCCGGGCCGAACTTCCCGCAGATCCCGATCAACCGGCCGCACGCGGCGGTCAACGACATGCTCCGCGACGGCTACCACCAGCACGCCGTCCACGCGGGAGTCGCGCCGTACCGGCCGAACTCGCTGGACGGGGGCAACCCCTTCCCGGCCGGCGACGCCGACCACGCCTTCGTGGACGTGCCGGTCACGGTGGCCGAGGCGCCGAAGGTACGCGCCAACCCGGCCTCCTTCGACGACCACTTCAGCCAGGCCCGGCTCTTCTGGCAGAGCATGTCGCCGGTCGAGAAGGAACACATCGTCCGCGCCTACACCTTCGAGCTCGGCAAGTGCTATCACCAGGCGATCAAGGAACGGCAGCTCCAGTGCCTGGCCGACATCGACCCGGTGCTCTGCGCGCAGGTCGCCACCGGCCTGGGCCTGCCCGCACCGCAGTCCACCCGGCCGCTCGCCGAGGTCACGCCGAGCCCGGCCCTGTCGCAGGTCGGCCGGGAGTGGCCGGCCGACGGCCGCATGATCGGCATCGTGGTGGACGAGCACAGCGACCTCGACGGCCTCGGCACGCTGCGACGCGCGGTCTTCGACGCCGGCATGGTGCCGCTGCTGATCGCCCCGCACGGCGGCATGATCGGCGGCCTGCCGGTGCAGCGGACCTTCGCCACCGGCCGGTCGGTCGAGTTCGACGCGCTGCTGCTGGCGGGCGCGCCCGCACCGGCACCGGACGCGCTGCCCGCCCGGGACGCGAAGGCCGGCGCACCCGGCCCGGCGAACGTCGACCCGCGCGTGCTGCTTTTGGTCCAGGAGTGCTGGCGGCACGCCAAGGCGATCGGCGCGTGGGACGGCGGCGTCGACGTGCTGCGGGCGGCCGGGGTGGCCGACACGCCCGGCGTCGTCACCGGTGAGTCCGCGAGCGACGTGCTCGGCACCGTGCAGCAGTTGATGGCGGCGCACCGGGTCTGGCAACGGTTCCCGGCGTCGATCGCCTGA